A genomic region of Candidatus Hinthialibacter antarcticus contains the following coding sequences:
- a CDS encoding RNA polymerase sigma factor RpoD/SigA encodes MYESAEIKQYLRNIKHNPLTAKDEARLLKKSQKGDYDSRDALVEANQRFVIRMAFNFRNQGLPFIDLLQEGNLGLMEAIDRYDFSKNCRLISYAAWWIRLYMQRAIEQKSRTVTIPINKISSLKKIRNFEYGYVKMNGKKPSYEEIGLAIDMDPEKVSKIYNMGTSTLSFHVEDEDGQTIEDRLQIDERDSVHRNVWLDELSHRVQGALSLLSPREKDVLSCRFGLEADDDPTSLRQAGKRLGLSAEGVRQIQAQAIKKLRDPEFGAGLQVFA; translated from the coding sequence ATGTATGAGAGCGCAGAAATTAAACAATATCTTCGCAATATCAAACACAATCCGCTAACCGCCAAAGATGAAGCGCGGCTGCTGAAGAAATCCCAAAAGGGCGATTACGACTCCCGCGACGCTTTAGTCGAAGCGAATCAACGCTTTGTGATTAGGATGGCGTTTAATTTCCGCAACCAGGGCTTGCCGTTTATCGACCTGTTGCAAGAAGGCAATCTGGGCCTGATGGAAGCCATCGACCGCTATGATTTTAGCAAAAACTGCCGCCTGATCTCCTATGCGGCCTGGTGGATTCGCCTCTACATGCAACGCGCTATCGAACAAAAGTCGCGTACGGTTACGATTCCCATCAATAAAATCAGCTCACTCAAGAAAATTCGTAACTTTGAATACGGATACGTGAAAATGAACGGCAAAAAACCGTCATACGAAGAAATCGGCTTGGCGATCGATATGGACCCGGAAAAAGTCAGCAAGATATACAACATGGGTACCTCGACGCTGTCGTTCCATGTTGAAGATGAAGACGGCCAGACCATCGAGGACCGCCTGCAGATCGACGAGCGCGACAGCGTCCATCGCAACGTCTGGCTCGACGAACTCAGCCATCGCGTACAGGGGGCGTTGAGTCTGCTCTCACCGCGCGAAAAGGACGTGTTGTCGTGCCGTTTTGGGCTGGAAGCAGACGATGATCCAACCAGTTTGCGCCAAGCAGGCAAACGCCTAGGACTGTCCGCTGAGGGCGTACGCCAGATACAAGCGCAGGCGATCAAGAAATTACGCGATCCCGAATTCGGCGCGGGCTTACAGGTATTTGCGTAG
- a CDS encoding carboxypeptidase M32, with amino-acid sequence MSNQNKLNDLRRRIGEIKDISASLSVLHWDQEVFMPPKAAAGRGQQLSTLSSIAHRMATDDELGALLEDLDQAGLEGDDATLVSETLHDYKREKKLPESFVREFSLLQSQAYEAWVKARKDSNFPTFQPLLEKVVDKLKQRADLMGYEGSPYNALLEDYERGMTAEALKPIFADLAQRQSAIVERIANAPSQPDVKWLDQTWDADKQWDVSMQVIRDLGYDLDAGRMDKSVHPFTTDFGQRDVRITTRVSDEEPFSCLTGAIHEAGHALYEQGFRDEDERTTLAEAISLGIHESQSRMWENLIGRSLPFWKRYAPLMQRAFPNELKGICAEQMCAAINQVQPTFIRVEADECTYNLHVVLRFELELDLIEGRLAVKDIPDAWNAKIKDYLGLDVTDDAMGCLQDIHWSHGSMGYFPTYALGNLYASQMFETIEKDIPDLWSHVEQGEFAPLLTWLRENVHRVGRRMTAPQLIKHITGDDLSSEPFIRYLNKKFAGLYGVEFD; translated from the coding sequence ATGAGCAATCAAAATAAATTGAACGATCTGCGCCGCCGCATCGGCGAAATCAAAGACATCAGCGCCAGTCTCTCCGTGCTGCATTGGGACCAGGAAGTCTTTATGCCGCCCAAAGCCGCCGCCGGACGCGGACAACAACTCTCGACGCTATCATCCATCGCGCACCGCATGGCGACCGACGACGAACTAGGCGCACTGCTCGAAGACCTCGACCAGGCGGGCCTCGAAGGCGACGACGCTACGTTAGTTTCGGAAACCCTGCACGATTACAAACGCGAAAAAAAACTGCCCGAATCGTTCGTGCGCGAATTCAGTTTGCTGCAAAGCCAAGCCTACGAAGCCTGGGTCAAAGCGCGCAAGGATTCCAACTTCCCGACGTTCCAGCCGCTGCTCGAAAAAGTCGTCGATAAATTAAAACAACGCGCTGACCTGATGGGCTACGAAGGCTCTCCCTATAACGCGCTACTCGAAGATTATGAACGTGGAATGACCGCCGAAGCGCTCAAACCCATCTTCGCCGATCTTGCCCAACGACAGAGCGCCATCGTTGAACGCATCGCCAACGCGCCCAGTCAGCCTGACGTTAAATGGCTCGATCAAACATGGGACGCCGACAAACAGTGGGACGTCTCCATGCAAGTCATCCGCGATCTGGGCTACGACCTCGACGCAGGCCGCATGGATAAATCGGTGCATCCCTTCACCACCGACTTCGGCCAGCGCGATGTGCGCATCACCACCCGCGTCAGTGATGAGGAGCCGTTCTCCTGCCTGACCGGCGCCATCCACGAAGCCGGACACGCGCTTTATGAGCAAGGCTTTCGCGACGAAGACGAACGCACCACCCTCGCCGAAGCCATCTCGCTGGGCATCCACGAGTCGCAATCGCGCATGTGGGAAAACCTCATCGGGCGCAGCCTGCCCTTCTGGAAACGCTACGCGCCGCTGATGCAGAGAGCGTTCCCCAATGAACTCAAGGGAATTTGCGCCGAACAAATGTGCGCCGCCATCAATCAGGTACAACCGACGTTCATTCGCGTCGAAGCCGATGAATGCACCTACAACTTGCATGTCGTGCTTCGCTTTGAGTTGGAACTCGACCTAATCGAAGGCCGCCTGGCGGTCAAAGATATCCCCGACGCATGGAACGCCAAAATCAAAGATTACCTCGGCCTCGACGTGACCGACGACGCGATGGGCTGCCTGCAAGATATCCACTGGTCGCACGGCTCGATGGGGTATTTCCCGACCTATGCGTTGGGCAACCTATACGCCTCGCAGATGTTTGAGACGATTGAAAAAGATATTCCTGATTTATGGAGCCATGTCGAACAAGGCGAGTTTGCGCCCTTACTGACGTGGCTGCGCGAGAACGTCCACCGGGTGGGCCGCCGCATGACCGCGCCCCAACTCATCAAACATATCACTGGAGACGATCTGTCGTCCGAGCCGTTCATCCGTTATCTCAACAAAAAATTCGCAGGGTTGTATGGGGTTGAGTTTGATTGA
- a CDS encoding DUF1501 domain-containing protein: MQDALHKLHLLDRRRFLNQTSLGMGAVALNSLLAPGVNADQRQSSGGVLNQLHFPARAKRVIYLFQSGGPSQMELFDYKPMLDKMHGQQLPDSVRKGQRLTGMSGGQSSLPLARSIFSFAQHGNSGSWVSELMPHTAKIVDELCFIHSMHTEAINHDPAITFFQTGSQLPGRPSIGSWLSYGLGTDNKDLPEFIVLVSKNGSGQPLYARLWGSGFLPSKHQGVQFRSGADPVLYLKNPEGYHADDRKGMLDALKQLEQAQHETVGDPEINNRLAQYEMAYRMQMSVPEALDLSDEPESIFEQYGPDAKDPGTYAYNCLLARRLAERDVKFIQLYHQGWDQHGNLPNAIKKQCRATDQASAALVMDLKQRGLLDDTLVIWGGEFGRTNYSQGQLTEEDYGRDHHPRCFTIWMAGAGVKAGLHYGTTDELGYNITENPVHVHDFQATLLHLLGVDHEKLAYKFQGRRFRLTDVHGKVVHDLIA; encoded by the coding sequence ATGCAAGATGCGCTTCATAAACTTCATTTGTTAGACCGCAGGCGCTTTCTCAATCAAACCTCGTTGGGAATGGGCGCGGTTGCGTTGAATTCGCTGCTGGCGCCGGGCGTGAATGCGGACCAGCGTCAATCATCGGGCGGCGTATTGAACCAATTGCATTTTCCCGCTCGCGCAAAACGAGTGATCTATCTATTCCAAAGCGGTGGGCCGTCGCAGATGGAACTGTTTGATTACAAACCCATGCTCGACAAGATGCACGGACAGCAATTGCCTGACTCCGTCCGCAAAGGCCAGCGCCTCACCGGGATGAGCGGCGGGCAGTCGAGCCTTCCATTGGCGCGGTCGATCTTTTCGTTTGCGCAACATGGAAACAGCGGTTCCTGGGTCAGCGAGTTGATGCCGCATACGGCGAAGATTGTTGATGAATTATGTTTCATCCACTCCATGCACACCGAGGCGATCAATCATGACCCGGCGATTACGTTCTTTCAGACGGGGTCGCAGTTGCCGGGGCGCCCCAGTATTGGTTCCTGGCTGAGTTACGGGCTGGGAACGGACAACAAAGACCTACCGGAATTTATCGTACTTGTTTCAAAAAACGGCAGCGGGCAGCCGCTCTATGCGCGCTTGTGGGGCAGCGGCTTTTTACCGTCGAAACATCAGGGCGTTCAGTTTCGTTCCGGCGCTGACCCGGTGTTGTATCTCAAAAATCCCGAAGGCTACCATGCCGACGATCGCAAAGGGATGCTGGATGCGCTCAAGCAATTAGAACAAGCGCAACACGAAACCGTCGGCGATCCAGAAATCAATAACCGACTCGCGCAATATGAAATGGCCTATCGAATGCAGATGTCCGTGCCGGAAGCGCTTGACCTCTCGGACGAGCCAGAGTCGATCTTTGAGCAGTATGGGCCGGATGCGAAAGACCCCGGGACGTACGCATACAATTGCTTGCTGGCGCGGCGCTTGGCCGAACGCGATGTGAAGTTCATTCAGTTATACCATCAGGGGTGGGACCAACACGGCAACTTGCCGAATGCGATTAAAAAACAATGCAGGGCAACCGACCAAGCCTCTGCCGCTTTGGTGATGGACTTAAAACAACGAGGGTTGCTTGACGATACGCTGGTGATTTGGGGCGGCGAGTTTGGTCGCACCAATTATTCGCAAGGCCAATTGACGGAAGAAGATTACGGTCGCGATCATCATCCGCGATGCTTTACTATTTGGATGGCGGGCGCAGGCGTCAAAGCAGGATTACACTACGGAACGACGGATGAGTTAGGTTACAACATTACAGAAAACCCGGTGCATGTGCATGATTTTCAGGCGACCCTTCTTCACCTGTTAGGCGTTGACCATGAAAAACTGGCGTATAAATTTCAAGGCCGCCGCTTTCGCTTGACGGATGTACATGGTAAGGTCGTTCATGATTTAATCGCTTGA
- a CDS encoding Gfo/Idh/MocA family oxidoreductase: MKQTSQSNVSRRKFIHGATAIAAATTLPTLAPPSVLGANEKIVMGIIGPGGRGRGVMRDFIGLGATFTAVCDAYSVNRERGMELAADGAKAYTDYRKLLENKDIDAVLIGTPEHQHGVQLMDSVAAGKDAYCEKPMSHSIEEGHQMVQAVRATDRIVQVGMQRRSSPAVHKAKEMVSKCGAIHMVKAKWNWNTSSPMRYGPVDGELDWQAFCHPGPVAPFQVMRFRNWRVFWDYSGGHCCDQGTHLMDVVQWFMDCGTPTAADCFGRVYKMEGAETPDVFTANFEYGTFNATWSLCYTNRFMDGWTITFLGDRGTLVLDGWGSRFFEDTGRGEGKPAPYRKPDWEFSGPLPTTPHVENFLDCIKSRKEPNAPVEVGHAAVCGPHLANVAWHAKQRAYLSPHADKASTDPGRVGY, from the coding sequence ATGAAGCAAACGTCTCAATCCAATGTCAGCCGCCGCAAATTTATTCATGGAGCAACAGCCATCGCCGCCGCTACCACGTTGCCCACGCTAGCGCCGCCTTCGGTTCTAGGCGCGAATGAAAAAATCGTCATGGGAATCATCGGCCCCGGCGGGCGCGGACGCGGCGTCATGCGCGATTTTATTGGCCTGGGCGCAACCTTCACCGCCGTCTGCGACGCCTACAGCGTCAATCGCGAACGCGGTATGGAACTCGCCGCTGACGGCGCAAAAGCCTACACCGATTACAGAAAATTACTTGAAAATAAAGATATCGACGCCGTGTTAATCGGCACCCCCGAACACCAGCACGGCGTTCAACTGATGGACAGCGTCGCGGCTGGCAAAGACGCCTATTGCGAAAAACCGATGTCGCACTCCATCGAAGAAGGCCACCAGATGGTGCAGGCGGTGCGCGCCACCGACCGTATCGTCCAAGTCGGTATGCAACGCCGCAGTTCGCCCGCCGTCCACAAGGCGAAAGAGATGGTCAGTAAGTGCGGCGCCATTCACATGGTCAAAGCCAAATGGAACTGGAACACCTCCAGCCCGATGCGCTACGGCCCGGTTGACGGCGAGCTCGACTGGCAGGCGTTTTGCCACCCCGGCCCGGTTGCGCCCTTCCAGGTGATGCGTTTCCGCAACTGGCGCGTATTTTGGGATTACTCCGGCGGACACTGCTGCGACCAGGGCACCCACCTGATGGACGTCGTCCAGTGGTTTATGGATTGCGGAACACCCACCGCCGCCGATTGCTTCGGTCGCGTCTATAAAATGGAAGGCGCCGAAACCCCCGACGTATTCACCGCCAACTTTGAATATGGAACCTTCAACGCGACTTGGTCGTTGTGCTACACCAATCGCTTCATGGACGGCTGGACGATTACATTCTTAGGCGACCGCGGTACGCTGGTACTCGACGGATGGGGCAGCCGCTTTTTTGAAGACACAGGACGCGGCGAAGGAAAACCCGCGCCGTACCGCAAACCGGATTGGGAATTCTCCGGCCCGCTGCCGACGACGCCGCACGTTGAGAATTTCCTTGATTGCATTAAGTCGCGCAAAGAACCAAACGCGCCGGTCGAAGTGGGCCACGCCGCCGTGTGCGGCCCGCATCTGGCCAACGTCGCATGGCACGCCAAACAGCGCGCCTATCTCAGCCCTCACGCCGACAAAGCATCGACCGACCCAGGGCGCGTTGGGTATTAA
- a CDS encoding Gfo/Idh/MocA family oxidoreductase, which translates to MNNLTPNRRAFVKQTSVAAMTALSASRVISANEKVRIAHVGLGGRGTTLLKNTLRIPDFEIVALCDLREDRLKRAMGVCAEEGRSPKTHTDLATMVEKEQLDGVIVATEVGNHAKVVIPILEAGLHCFSEKPMDSTVEKVDAIVKAARKAKGIYQVGFQRRYNPTFHQGIELAQGGQYGPIMFLQGHWYFSGGMGNGGWVRNVDMSGGKLVEQACHHMDVFTWVMNDHPVQCQAMGRITFDHNRDVEHLAEDHSSLNFYFKNGVILSYSHFALLPPQFNNEKLWVMKKDGLLSLNEGIAFERTDPKTGDPKQYAEETDFYKGTFDQFEAFARHIRNGEKPLSNVETARISTLTALMGHQAMYNRAKQQYEPGMIGWDDIGTTTDPA; encoded by the coding sequence ATGAATAACCTTACACCCAACCGCAGAGCATTTGTGAAACAGACTTCTGTCGCCGCCATGACGGCGTTATCGGCGTCGCGGGTGATCTCCGCCAATGAAAAAGTTCGAATCGCACACGTCGGCCTGGGCGGTCGGGGTACGACATTACTCAAAAACACGCTGCGTATTCCTGACTTTGAAATCGTCGCGCTGTGCGACTTGCGTGAAGATCGCTTGAAACGCGCAATGGGCGTTTGCGCCGAAGAAGGACGCAGCCCCAAGACTCACACCGACCTCGCAACCATGGTGGAGAAGGAGCAACTCGACGGCGTCATTGTTGCGACCGAAGTGGGCAACCACGCCAAAGTGGTGATCCCCATTTTGGAAGCCGGGCTGCATTGCTTCAGCGAAAAGCCGATGGATTCAACCGTCGAAAAAGTCGACGCCATCGTCAAGGCGGCGCGTAAGGCGAAAGGCATTTATCAGGTCGGGTTCCAACGCCGATATAACCCGACTTTTCACCAGGGAATCGAACTTGCGCAGGGCGGGCAGTACGGCCCCATCATGTTTTTGCAGGGGCATTGGTATTTCTCCGGCGGCATGGGCAACGGCGGCTGGGTGCGCAATGTGGATATGTCGGGCGGCAAGTTGGTCGAACAGGCGTGTCATCACATGGATGTATTCACCTGGGTGATGAATGACCATCCGGTGCAATGCCAGGCGATGGGGCGCATCACCTTCGACCACAATCGTGATGTTGAACATTTGGCTGAAGACCATTCCAGCCTGAATTTTTATTTCAAGAACGGCGTGATTTTGTCGTACTCGCATTTCGCGCTGCTTCCGCCGCAGTTCAATAATGAAAAACTGTGGGTGATGAAAAAAGACGGCCTGTTGAGCCTGAATGAAGGCATCGCGTTCGAGCGCACCGACCCCAAGACCGGCGACCCGAAACAATACGCGGAGGAGACGGATTTCTATAAAGGCACATTCGACCAGTTTGAGGCGTTTGCGCGGCATATCCGCAACGGCGAGAAGCCGCTCAGTAATGTGGAGACCGCCCGCATCTCGACCCTGACCGCGCTGATGGGACACCAGGCGATGTACAACCGCGCCAAGCAGCAATACGAACCCGGCATGATCGGGTGGGACGACATCGGCACCACCACCGACCCGGCGTAA
- a CDS encoding sigma-70 family RNA polymerase sigma factor, which yields MNNTVDELTSIYLQHRNGLFACAFAVTARQDLAEDAVHNAFVRLYRNGKTIDATASGLKSYVFRSVRNAAIDLMRSRLNETPLDGHLLFTLNNDPSAEAQNEEFQQCVSDALLRMPQAEREVIIQRLYADLTFQEIADAVGAPLGSVTSWYRRGMERLRELLKVHDEKFRGQTKDAED from the coding sequence ATGAATAACACAGTTGATGAATTGACCTCAATCTACTTGCAACATCGCAACGGGCTGTTTGCCTGTGCGTTTGCGGTAACGGCGCGGCAAGATTTGGCGGAAGACGCTGTGCATAACGCATTTGTGCGGCTCTATCGTAATGGCAAGACGATTGATGCGACCGCCAGTGGATTGAAGTCATACGTTTTTCGTTCGGTGCGCAATGCGGCGATTGACCTGATGCGCTCGCGCCTCAACGAAACGCCTCTCGACGGGCATTTGCTGTTTACTTTGAATAACGACCCTAGCGCTGAGGCGCAAAACGAAGAATTTCAACAGTGCGTGTCAGACGCGTTATTGCGGATGCCGCAGGCAGAACGAGAAGTGATTATACAGCGGCTCTACGCTGATTTGACTTTTCAAGAAATTGCCGACGCCGTCGGAGCGCCGTTAGGTTCGGTGACCAGTTGGTACCGCCGCGGCATGGAACGATTGCGAGAACTTCTGAAGGTGCACGATGAAAAATTTAGAGGACAAACTAAAGACGCTGAGGATTAA
- a CDS encoding DUF1553 domain-containing protein, producing the protein MIVVFVSLGLLPANGQAVDFNFQIRPLLSDRCFTCHGPDENKRVLNLRLDTPEGVFGELLTGEGKAIAPGNPEESVLVNRIRSHEDSYRMPPTDSNLSLTQDEIDLIVAWVEQGAEYKPHWSLIPLGPAGLPQDIALDIDFFIERKLAQNQLAFSEEADNELLLRRLAFDLTGLPPTIEELDAFLDDEAQNAYERAVDRLLASPHYGERMAVDWLDAARYADTYGYQADNFRPAWRWRDWVIEAFNQNMPFDQFIEWQLAGDLEPNPSREQIIATGFNRNHPQNAEGGIINEEYRVEYAADRTNTLGRALMGVTLECARCHDHKFDPISQKDYYQLLSFFNNVDEGGQITWSNLDLPAPTLLLPTDEQAKEIQQYDNRIHSIEDEIDALRSTRKEKFKQWFGSLEQPGAVPSAEAVWPIAMFDFEDASNQRIANTVSDVTGRVLDPVTMGLAKPPLQTVEGKSGNAVQFDGDHMLDFPGLGRFKRGNAFSIGVWVNLPDALADGVIVHSNRGGIIYSFKGFQLSLSDHHFDVRLSANFPYNSIHLLSEHSAPKQQWIHLLATYDGSSKASGTRLYVNGVEQAMTVKRDNLYRDIVFDKEGIGTNLRAGARWRSKGMTGGRMDELALYDRALTAFEARAVAGKSRDGDWLPTPMSEEERNELYDYYAAAIDEDASRLRNELEQARLERNALVEDVEEVMVMAEMPQPRQAYLLKRGAYDQHGEEVFPDTPQSIMAFRESMPKNRLGLSQWLTHPKNPLTARVIVNRLWQQFFGTGIVKTAEDFGSQGDLPSHPELLDWLAMEFIHSGWDVKALVKQIVTTRVYRQSSIASDRLREIDPDNRLLARGPARRLSAEMLRDQSLAASGLWVETIGGPSVKPYQPEGLWAFGMNPNYNQDTGDKLYRRSLYTFWKRTVPPPSMNLFDAPSRSVCTVRRQQTNTPLQALVVMNDPQFVEAARVLAQRIMKLRETPNERIALAFRLLATRRPRGQESGILMKLYNQQLKAFQSDPSKMQGWLHAGESVRDESLDEAELAAYAVVVNAIQNSDASLMQR; encoded by the coding sequence GCTTTACGTGCCACGGGCCGGATGAAAACAAGCGCGTGTTGAACCTGCGCCTGGATACTCCTGAAGGCGTATTTGGCGAATTGCTCACCGGCGAAGGCAAAGCGATTGCTCCCGGTAACCCGGAAGAAAGCGTCCTGGTCAACCGCATTCGTTCACATGAAGATTCATACCGTATGCCGCCGACGGATTCTAACTTGTCGCTAACGCAAGACGAAATTGACTTGATCGTTGCGTGGGTCGAGCAGGGCGCTGAATACAAGCCGCATTGGTCGCTGATCCCGCTTGGTCCGGCGGGCCTGCCACAAGATATTGCGCTCGATATTGATTTTTTTATTGAACGAAAACTCGCGCAAAACCAACTGGCGTTTTCAGAGGAAGCAGACAACGAATTGCTGCTGCGGCGTTTGGCGTTTGACCTGACCGGGCTGCCGCCCACGATTGAAGAACTCGACGCCTTTCTCGACGACGAGGCGCAGAATGCGTATGAGCGCGCGGTTGATCGTTTGCTCGCCTCGCCGCATTACGGCGAGCGCATGGCGGTCGATTGGCTGGACGCGGCCCGTTATGCGGACACCTACGGCTATCAGGCCGACAACTTCCGCCCCGCGTGGCGCTGGCGCGACTGGGTGATTGAGGCCTTCAACCAGAACATGCCGTTCGACCAGTTTATCGAATGGCAACTGGCAGGCGACCTGGAGCCGAACCCCAGTCGCGAGCAGATCATCGCCACCGGATTCAACCGCAACCATCCCCAAAACGCCGAAGGCGGAATTATCAACGAAGAATATCGGGTGGAATACGCCGCTGACCGCACCAACACACTGGGGCGGGCGTTGATGGGCGTGACGCTGGAATGCGCCCGCTGCCATGACCATAAGTTTGACCCGATTTCACAAAAAGACTATTACCAACTTCTCAGTTTTTTCAATAACGTAGACGAGGGCGGGCAAATCACCTGGAGCAACCTCGATCTTCCCGCGCCAACCTTGCTGTTGCCGACGGATGAACAGGCGAAAGAGATACAGCAATACGACAATCGCATCCATTCGATCGAAGATGAAATAGACGCCTTGCGTTCTACACGCAAAGAAAAATTTAAGCAGTGGTTTGGTTCGCTTGAGCAACCAGGCGCCGTGCCATCGGCGGAGGCTGTTTGGCCAATAGCAATGTTTGATTTTGAAGACGCGTCCAATCAGCGCATCGCCAATACGGTCAGCGACGTCACCGGGCGGGTGCTTGATCCGGTGACGATGGGGCTTGCGAAGCCGCCCCTGCAAACTGTCGAAGGCAAGTCGGGCAATGCGGTGCAATTTGACGGCGACCACATGTTGGACTTTCCCGGCCTGGGGCGCTTCAAGCGCGGTAATGCGTTCTCTATCGGCGTATGGGTGAACCTGCCGGATGCGCTGGCGGACGGCGTGATCGTCCACAGCAATCGCGGCGGCATTATCTATAGTTTCAAAGGCTTTCAACTCTCGCTGAGCGATCACCATTTTGATGTACGTTTGTCGGCGAATTTTCCTTATAACTCCATTCATCTTTTGTCTGAACACTCTGCGCCGAAACAACAGTGGATTCATTTGTTGGCGACGTATGACGGTTCCAGCAAGGCCTCTGGTACGCGCTTATATGTGAATGGCGTCGAACAGGCGATGACCGTCAAGCGCGATAATTTATATCGCGACATCGTGTTCGATAAAGAAGGAATCGGGACCAACCTGCGCGCGGGCGCGCGTTGGCGTTCAAAGGGCATGACCGGCGGGCGGATGGATGAACTCGCGCTGTATGACCGGGCGCTGACCGCATTCGAAGCGCGGGCTGTTGCTGGTAAATCCCGCGACGGCGATTGGCTGCCAACGCCGATGTCAGAAGAAGAACGAAATGAATTGTATGACTATTACGCCGCCGCCATTGATGAAGACGCGTCGCGATTGAGAAATGAGTTAGAACAAGCGCGGCTTGAACGAAACGCGCTGGTCGAAGACGTTGAAGAAGTGATGGTGATGGCTGAGATGCCGCAGCCGCGCCAGGCGTATTTGCTAAAGCGCGGCGCCTATGACCAACACGGCGAAGAAGTGTTTCCCGATACGCCGCAAAGCATCATGGCGTTTCGCGAGTCGATGCCGAAAAATCGACTGGGACTGTCGCAATGGTTGACGCATCCCAAAAACCCATTGACCGCGCGGGTGATCGTGAATCGGCTCTGGCAGCAATTTTTTGGAACCGGCATCGTCAAGACGGCGGAGGATTTCGGCAGCCAGGGCGACCTGCCAAGCCATCCCGAATTGCTGGATTGGCTCGCGATGGAATTCATTCATTCTGGCTGGGACGTCAAAGCGCTGGTCAAACAAATTGTGACCACCCGCGTCTATCGGCAATCATCAATCGCGAGCGACCGCTTGCGCGAGATTGACCCGGATAATCGCCTATTGGCGCGCGGCCCTGCGCGGCGATTGAGCGCTGAGATGTTGCGCGACCAGTCGCTGGCGGCGAGCGGGTTGTGGGTTGAAACAATCGGCGGACCTAGCGTGAAGCCCTATCAGCCGGAGGGCTTATGGGCGTTTGGCATGAACCCGAACTACAACCAGGATACCGGCGACAAGTTATATCGCCGCAGCCTCTACACCTTCTGGAAACGCACCGTTCCGCCGCCCTCGATGAACCTGTTCGACGCTCCCAGCCGCAGCGTGTGTACGGTGCGCCGCCAGCAGACCAACACGCCCTTGCAAGCGTTGGTGGTGATGAACGATCCACAGTTCGTCGAAGCGGCGCGGGTGTTGGCGCAACGCATCATGAAGTTACGCGAGACGCCGAACGAACGAATCGCGTTGGCGTTTCGCTTGCTCGCTACGAGGCGACCCCGTGGGCAGGAATCAGGAATTTTGATGAAATTATATAATCAACAATTGAAAGCGTTTCAGAGCGATCCCTCCAAAATGCAGGGCTGGCTCCATGCGGGCGAGTCCGTGCGAGATGAATCGCTCGACGAAGCCGAACTGGCGGCGTACGCGGTTGTGGTGAACGCGATTCAAAATTCCGACGCCAGTCTGATGCAGAGGTGA